GCGTGGAACATCGTCTGAGCCTGCTCTACAGCGAAGGCGTGGTCAGAGGCCGACTCTCGGCGGAGCGCTTCGTCGAGAGCTGCTGCACCGCCCCGGCCCGCCTCTTCGGCCTCTATCCCCGCAAGGGTCTTCTCGCTCCGGGAAGCGACGGCGACGTCGTCGTCTTCGACCCCCGGAAGGAGTGGACCATAAGGGCCTCGACGCAGCGCCAGAAAGTCGACAGCACGCCCTACGAGGGGCTGGGCGTCAAAGGCCGCGTCGAATCGGTCTATCTCCGGGGTCGACAGGTCGTCGGGGGAGGATCTCTCCTCGACGGAACCCCGCAGGGACTCTACCTGCGCCGTCGCCTCTTTCCGAAGTGAGGGGGAGTGTCCATGTCCGTTTTCACCGTCAACGGCCGGCGCGTCGAGGCCGGGGAGGGCGTCCTGCTCGACTTTCTCCGCGACGAACTGAAGATCACCTCGGCCAAAAGGGGCTGCGGCGAAGGGGCCTGCGGCACCTGCATGGTCCTCGTCGACGGCCGGGCCATGAGGGCCTGTGTCGTCTCCCTCGACGGCCTCGCTGGCAAGGCCGTTCTCACCGTCGAGGGCCTGTCGGAGAGGGAGAAGGCCGTCTATGCCTGGGCCTTCGGCCGCACAGGCGCCGTCCAGTGCGGCTTCTGCACGCCCGGCATGGTCATCAGCGCCAAGGCCCTTCTGGACCGGAGACCGGACCCGACGCGGCCCGAGGTGAAAGAGGCCCTGAAGGGCAACATCTGCCGCTGCACGGGTTACGTCAAGATCGAGGAGGCCGTCCTCTTCGCCGCCAGAGCCTTCCGCGAGGGGCTCGTCCCCGACGAGGCCTCTCGGGCCTGGAAAATCGGCGAGCCCATGCCCCGCGTCGACGCGGCGCCGAAAGTTCTCGGCGCGGCCCGGTTCGCCGACGATTTCAGCCTGCCCTCCATGCTTCACGGCGCCGTCCTTCGCTCTCCCGTCCCTCGCGCTCTCATCCGTTCCATCGACGTTTCCGCCGCCCGAGCCCTCCCAGGCGTCGTGGCCGTCCTCACCTGGAAGGACGTTCCGGGCCGGCGCCATCTGGGCCATCTCGTCCAGGACTGGCCCGTCCTCGTCGCCGAGGGGGAGGAGTCGCACTATGTGGGCGACGCCCTGGCTCTCGTCGCCGCCGAGACGGCTCCAGCGGCCCGTCAGGCCCTCGAGGCCGTCCGCCTCGACTACGAGGTCCTCGAACCCCTTCTCTCGCCCGAAGAGGCCCTGGCTCCCGGCGCGCCCCAGATCCACCCCGGAGGGAATCTCGTCGACGTCCAGACCCGCGTCGTCCGAGGCGACGTCGAGAAGGCCCTGGCCGAGGCGGCCCACGTCGTGACCCGCACCTACAGGACCCAAAGAGTGGAACACGCCTTTCTCGAACCCGAAAGCGCCCTGGCCGAGCCCGTCGAGGGCGGCCTGACGGTCATCACAGGCGGCCAGGGCGTCTATGACGACCGCCGGGGCATCGCGGCCATGCTCGGACTCGCCCCCGAAAGGGTCCGCATCGTCACGGCCCTCGTCGGAGGCGGTTTCGGCGGCAAGGAGGACCTCTCCGTCCAGCACCACGCCGCCCTCATGGCCTGGATCACGGGACGGCCCGTCAAGCTCACCCTGAGCCGCGACGAGAGTCTCCGCGTCCACCCCAAGCGCCATCCCATGACGATGGAATACACGACGGGCTGCGACGGCGAGGGCCACATCACGGCCCAGAAGATCCGCATCACCAGCGACACGGGGGCCTATGCCTCCCTGGGCGGGCCCGTCCTCCAGCGGGCCTGCACCCATGCGACGGGGCCCTACAGGACGGCCAACGTCGACATCGAGGGACGGGGCGTCTACACCAACAACGTTCCCTGCGGGGCCTTCCGCGGCTTCGGCGTCACCCAGTCGGCCTTCGCCCTCGAAAGTCAGCTCAACCTCCTGGCCGAGGCCCTGGGGATCTCCTACTGGGAGATCCGTCGCCGCAACGTCGTCGTTGCCGGCGATGTGCTGGGCAACGGCCAGATCGCCGGTCCCGACACGATGATGCTGGAGACCCTTCTGGCGGCGAAAGAGGCCTACAAGTCGAGTCCCTACGCCGGCATCGCCTGCGGCATGAAAAACAGCGGCCTGGGCGTCGGCGTTCCCGACGTCTCCCGGGTCCGGCTCGAAGTCCGCGGCGGTCAGGTCACGGTCTACACCAGCGCCGCCTGCATGGGCCAGGGGATCGCCACCATGACGAGTCAGATCGTCTCTCACGTCACCGGTCTTTCCCTCTCGAAGATCGTCCACTCCGGGGCTGACACGGCCCTCACGCCCGACGCGGGCACGTCGACGGCCTCGCGCCAGACCGTCTTCACCGGCGAGGCGACGCGGCGTTGCGCCGAAGAGCTGCGATCCGATCTGGCCTCGGCCGGGGACCTGGAGGCGCTGGAGGGAAGGACCTACTACAGGGAGTTCTCCTTCGAAAGCGATCCCATGGGTTCCGATAAGGCCCATCCCGTGAGCCACATCGCCTATGCCTTTGCCACGCAGGTCTTCATCCTCGACGAGAGCGGCAAGGTCTGTCGCGTCGTCGCCTGTCACGACTCGGGGAGACCCATCAATCCCCTTTCCGTCGAGGGACAGATCGAGGGAGGCGTCGTCATGGGCCTGGGCTATGCCCTGACGGAGACCTTTCCCATGGAGGGAGGTCTTCCCCGGGCACGTTACGGGACGCTGGGCCTCTGGCGGGCCACGGAAATCCCTCCCATCGAGGTGATCCTCGTCGAGCCCGAATCGGAAGGAGACGTCGTCTTCGGCGCCAAGGGCGTGGGTGAAATCGCCCTTGTCCCCCCCGCTCCGGCCATCGCCCTGGCCTACCGCCGCTTCGACGGGAAGGAGCGGACCGAGCTGCCCCTGAAAGAGACGCCCTACAGCAGGAAGATCTGAAGGAGGTGCCCCTTTTGCCGGAATTCAACGTCATCGGAACGTCCCCGGCCCGGCTCGACGGCCGGGAGAAGGTCACAGGCGAGGCGCAGTTCATCGCCGACAGGGCCATCCCCGGCTGCTGGATCGGCGCTCCCCTTCCGTCGCCCGTGGCCCACGGCCGCATCAGGGCCATCGTCCGCGATCCCGATTTCGACTGGAGCCGCGTCGTCTTCGTCGATGCCGCCTCCCTTCCCTGCCGCAACTTCGTCCACATGGTCCGCGACGACCTCCCCATCCTGGCCGGGGAGAAGGTCACCTTCGCCACCCAGGCCGTGGCCCTCGTCGCCGGTCCCGACAGGGCCACCGTCGACGAGGCCCTCCGCCACATTCGCCTCGACATCGAACCGCTCGAGGCCGTCTTCACCGTGGACGAGGCCCTGAAAAAAGAGGTCCTCGTCTGGGGAGAGGACAACGTCATCGACGAATACCGCATCGACAGGGGCGACGTGGCCAGGGCCTTCGCCGAGGCCGATTTCGTCGTCGAAGGGAACTACGCCACGGGGCTCCACGAGCAGCTCTACCTGGAGAATCAGGGCATGGCCGCCATTCCTCACGATGACGGCTCGCTGGAGATCCTGGGCTCCATGCAGTGTCCCTACTACGTTCAGGGAGCCCTCGTCCAGGCCCTGGAGATGGCGCCCGAAAAGGTCCGCGTCCGGGCGGGCCATCTCGGAGGCGGTTTCGGCGGCAAGGAGGACTACCCCTCGGTGATGGCCCTCTGGGCCGCCGTCCTGGCCCTCCGATCGGGGCACCCCGTCAGGATCCTTTTCGAGAGGGGCGAGGACCTTCAGTCGACGCCCAAGCGACATCCTTCGACGACCCATATCCGGACGGCCGTCAGGCGCGACGGCACCGTCACGGGCCTCGAAATCGAGCTCCGCTTCAACGGCGGCGCCTTCACGACGCTGAGCCGCGTCGTCCAGCAGCGGGGGATGCTCCACTGCCAAGGCGCCTACAACATCCCCAACGTGGCCATCCACTCCCTCACCGTGGCGACGAACATGGTGCCCTCCGGCGCCTACCGCGGCTTCGGGGCGCCTCAGGGGCTTTTCGCCATCGAGCGCCATATGGACCGCATCGCCGACGCGCTTGCCATGGATCCCCTCGATCTGCGCCTGAAAAACATCGTCGCCGAAGGCGATCGCTTCCCCTGCGGCCAGAAGCTCAAGGGCGTCTTCGCCCGCCAGGTGCTGGAGCGCGTCGTCGAGCGGTCCGACTACCGCCGCAAGCGGGCCCTCTACGCCCGATCCGGCGAGGGGCCCGTCAGGCGGGGCATCGGCCTCTCCGTCGCCTTCCACGGAGGCGGCTTCACCGGGGCCGGCGAGGCCACGATGGGCACGGTGGTCCGCATCGACTATGACGGGACCTTCTCGCTCCACGTGAGCAGCACCGACATGGGCCAGGGAGCTCTGACGGTTCTCCCCATGATCGCCGCCGAGGCCCTCGGACTGAGGCCGGAGGAAATAAGAGCCCCCGGCCCCGACTCGGCCGTGGGGCCCAACAGCGGCCCCACCGTGGCCTCTCGGACGACGATGTACGTGGGACGCGTCGTCACCGAGGCCTGTTCTTCCCTCATCGACGAGCTGAGATCCTTCCTGGCCGAGCGCGAGAAGGTCTCTCCCGGGGCCATTGCCTTCGCCCGGGGCGCCCTCCACTGCCGGACGAGGAGCTGGACCGTCGCCCAGGCCGCCCGGGCCCGCTACGAATCGAGCGGGGCCTTTTCCGTGGAGGGACGCCTTCCCGCCGAGGCCGCCGCCGTCTTCGATCTGGAAAAATTCGAGGGCGAGGCCTACAAGGCCTATGCCTGGATCGCCCAGGCCGTCGAAGTGGACGTCGATGTCGACACCTACGAGATTCAGCCCGTCGAGGCCACCGTCGTCGCCGAAATAGGCCGGGCCATCCATCCCGTCCTCGTCGAGGGCCAGATCGCCGGAGGCTTTCTTCAGGCCCTGGGCTGGTCCCACATCGAAGATCTCACCGTCACGCCCGAGGGGCGCTTCTCGGCCGACCAGCTCAACGGCTACCTCATCCCGACGACGCTCGACAGGCCCCGATGGGAGATCGACCTCATGGAGGAGCCCTGCGACGTGGGCGCCTTCGGCGCCAAGGGACTGGGCGAGCTGCCCATGAACGGCGCCGCTCCGGCGCTGGTCTCGGCCGTCGAAAACGCCACGGGCGTTTTCGCGACGGAAATTCCCCTGACGGGGGAAAGGCTCTTCCGCCTCATGGAGACTTCGGGAGGGACGAACCGATGAAGATGACTCTCACCGTCAACGGCAGGGAACGGACCGTCGACGTCGCTCCCATGGCCCGCCTCCTCGACGTCATCCGTGACGGGCTGGTCCTCACGGGGACCAAAGAAGGATGCGGCGATGGCGAGTGCGGCGCCTGCGCCATCCTCCTCGACGGACGCCTCGTCAACGCCTGCTGCGTTCCGGCCCTCCAGGCGGTGGGGCGGTCCGTCGTCACCATCGAGGGGCTGGGCGAGGACAAAGAGGGCTCCCGCGAGCCCGACGCCCTCCAGAGGGCCTTCGTCGAAGAGGGAGCCGTCCACTGCGGCTTCTGCACGCCGGGCATGATCATGGCCTCACGGGCCCTGCTGGAGGAAAACCCCATCCCGACGGAAGAGGAGATCGGCGTCGCCCTTTCGGGCAACCTCTGCCGCTGCACGGGCTACGGAACGATCTTCGCCGCCGTGGCCCGCGCCGCCCGCGAGGGCTATCCCGCAAAGCCCCTGCCCCGGAAAGAGGGGCGAGGCGCCGGTCCCCTCTTTTCGCCCGACGAGGAGGGGCGCTTCTTCCTCCCCGAAAGCCTCGACGAGGCCCTGAAGATCCTCGACGAAGAGGACGACGTCACCCTCCTGGCCGGGACGACGGACATCCTTCCCGACATGAAGAAGGGCCGGGCCGCCCCCCGAAAGGCCATGGATCTTCTCGGCGTCGGCGAGCTGCGCACCCTGCGTCTCGACGGCGGCGCCGTCCGCATCGGCGCCTGCGTCACCAACGGCGAAATCATTCGAAGCCCCCTTCTCGTCGACTGTCTGCCGGCCCTGGTCGATACGGCCCGCCAGAGCGGCGCCCCGGCCATCCAGAACAGGGCCACCCTCGGCGGCAACGTGGCCAACGCCTCGGGCGCGGCGGACCATCTCGTCATGCTCCTGGCTCTGGACGCCTCCGTCGTCGTCGCCTCCGTCCGGGGAGAGCGGGTCCTGCCGCTGAAGGATTTCGTCGTCTCCTACAGGAAAAACGCCTGCGAGAAGGGAGAGCTCATCAGAGAGATCGTCGTCCCCCTTCCGCCTCGGGGCTCGGTGCAGAAATGGATCAAAAGGGGTTCCCGCAAGGCCCTCACCCTGTCGCGGGTCAGCCTGGCCTTCTTCCTCGAAAAAGAGGGAGAGGTCATCAGGACCTTCCGCCTCGCCGCCGGGAGCATGTCGCCCGTCCCCCTGAGGATGGTCGAGACGGAGCGGGTCGTCACGGGCCGCCCCCTCTCGGCCGAGACGGCCGCCCTTGCCGCCGAGACGGCTCGCTCCGAGATCAACCCCCGCAGGAGTCCCGACTACCGCAAGGCCATCACGGCCAACCTGGTCCGACGTTTCTTCGAGGAGCTTCTTTAGAAGGGTGTCTCCCCCCGCGTCGGCCTCGGTCTTCGATTCCGACGCCCGCCGTGAAGAAGCGTCCGCCACCTGTCCCTCCGCTGAAAGAGGCCTTCGGGCCTCTTTTTTTGTTCCCCCTTCCAGGGAGAGGGGGGTGATCGACCCCCTTTTCGAGAAGGCCTGACGTTCGGCAACTTTTCGGGGCCATTGAAGTATTTTATTCGGAAAAATGAGCAAATAGCTGAAGATAATCATTCATGTTTCGTTTGTTCTTTGTTATCTTGTGCCTGTCCGATGTTTCCGGAAGGCACCGGCCTCTTCTCGGTGGCGGAAGGAGGCGGGGCGAACGTCCGAGGAAGGGGTGAGAGACGTGCGTTACGGTTGTCAGTCCATGACGGGGAAGATCGAGGCCGTCCTGATCAAAGGACCTGCCGAGGCCTTCATCAGCCAGGAACATCTCGGGGAGAAATGGGAGGCTTTCGGTTTCCTCTCCTGTCCCGATTACGAGGAGGCCCTGAGGGAGTACGGGGCCTTCGAGAGGCTTCTTCGCGACGAAGTGCCCCATGTCGTCTCCCTTCCCCGGGACGACCGGACGGGGCTGGATTCCCTCTACGCTCACGACGGCCTGAAGGTGACGGAAAGAGGCGCCATCTACTTCAACACGGGCAAGGCCCTTCGTCGCGGCGAAGGGAGGGCGGCCCGGGACGTTCTCGAATCTCTGGGCATTCCCACCCTGGGCGTCATCGAGGAGCCGGGGACGATGGAGGGCGGCGACGTGGTCTGGCTCGATCGCGAGACGGTCGCCATCGGACGGGGCTACAGGACCAACGACGCGGCCATCGAGCAGTTCCGGGCGCTGACGGACGGCTTCGTCCGGGAGACCGTCGTCGTTCCCCTGCCCCACGGAGAGGGAGAGGCGGCCTGTCTTCACCTGATGAGCCTCGTGAGCCTCGTCGACAGAGACCTGGCCGTGGTCTATTCGCGCTATCTTCCCGTCTTTTTCCGCCGGATGCTTCTGGATCGGGGGCTCACCCTTCTGGAAGTCGACGACGAGGAGTACGCCTCCCTGGGGTCCAATGTCCTGGCCCTGGCTCCGCGGGTCTGCCTGGTC
The DNA window shown above is from Aminithiophilus ramosus and carries:
- a CDS encoding dimethylarginine dimethylaminohydrolase family protein; this encodes MRYGCQSMTGKIEAVLIKGPAEAFISQEHLGEKWEAFGFLSCPDYEEALREYGAFERLLRDEVPHVVSLPRDDRTGLDSLYAHDGLKVTERGAIYFNTGKALRRGEGRAARDVLESLGIPTLGVIEEPGTMEGGDVVWLDRETVAIGRGYRTNDAAIEQFRALTDGFVRETVVVPLPHGEGEAACLHLMSLVSLVDRDLAVVYSRYLPVFFRRMLLDRGLTLLEVDDEEYASLGSNVLALAPRVCLVLEGNPRIRAELEAQGCRVVAYEGKQISLAGTGGPTCLTHPLLRI
- the xdh gene encoding selenium-dependent xanthine dehydrogenase; protein product: MSVFTVNGRRVEAGEGVLLDFLRDELKITSAKRGCGEGACGTCMVLVDGRAMRACVVSLDGLAGKAVLTVEGLSEREKAVYAWAFGRTGAVQCGFCTPGMVISAKALLDRRPDPTRPEVKEALKGNICRCTGYVKIEEAVLFAARAFREGLVPDEASRAWKIGEPMPRVDAAPKVLGAARFADDFSLPSMLHGAVLRSPVPRALIRSIDVSAARALPGVVAVLTWKDVPGRRHLGHLVQDWPVLVAEGEESHYVGDALALVAAETAPAARQALEAVRLDYEVLEPLLSPEEALAPGAPQIHPGGNLVDVQTRVVRGDVEKALAEAAHVVTRTYRTQRVEHAFLEPESALAEPVEGGLTVITGGQGVYDDRRGIAAMLGLAPERVRIVTALVGGGFGGKEDLSVQHHAALMAWITGRPVKLTLSRDESLRVHPKRHPMTMEYTTGCDGEGHITAQKIRITSDTGAYASLGGPVLQRACTHATGPYRTANVDIEGRGVYTNNVPCGAFRGFGVTQSAFALESQLNLLAEALGISYWEIRRRNVVVAGDVLGNGQIAGPDTMMLETLLAAKEAYKSSPYAGIACGMKNSGLGVGVPDVSRVRLEVRGGQVTVYTSAACMGQGIATMTSQIVSHVTGLSLSKIVHSGADTALTPDAGTSTASRQTVFTGEATRRCAEELRSDLASAGDLEALEGRTYYREFSFESDPMGSDKAHPVSHIAYAFATQVFILDESGKVCRVVACHDSGRPINPLSVEGQIEGGVVMGLGYALTETFPMEGGLPRARYGTLGLWRATEIPPIEVILVEPESEGDVVFGAKGVGEIALVPPAPAIALAYRRFDGKERTELPLKETPYSRKI
- a CDS encoding xanthine dehydrogenase family protein molybdopterin-binding subunit, with the protein product MPLLPEFNVIGTSPARLDGREKVTGEAQFIADRAIPGCWIGAPLPSPVAHGRIRAIVRDPDFDWSRVVFVDAASLPCRNFVHMVRDDLPILAGEKVTFATQAVALVAGPDRATVDEALRHIRLDIEPLEAVFTVDEALKKEVLVWGEDNVIDEYRIDRGDVARAFAEADFVVEGNYATGLHEQLYLENQGMAAIPHDDGSLEILGSMQCPYYVQGALVQALEMAPEKVRVRAGHLGGGFGGKEDYPSVMALWAAVLALRSGHPVRILFERGEDLQSTPKRHPSTTHIRTAVRRDGTVTGLEIELRFNGGAFTTLSRVVQQRGMLHCQGAYNIPNVAIHSLTVATNMVPSGAYRGFGAPQGLFAIERHMDRIADALAMDPLDLRLKNIVAEGDRFPCGQKLKGVFARQVLERVVERSDYRRKRALYARSGEGPVRRGIGLSVAFHGGGFTGAGEATMGTVVRIDYDGTFSLHVSSTDMGQGALTVLPMIAAEALGLRPEEIRAPGPDSAVGPNSGPTVASRTTMYVGRVVTEACSSLIDELRSFLAEREKVSPGAIAFARGALHCRTRSWTVAQAARARYESSGAFSVEGRLPAEAAAVFDLEKFEGEAYKAYAWIAQAVEVDVDVDTYEIQPVEATVVAEIGRAIHPVLVEGQIAGGFLQALGWSHIEDLTVTPEGRFSADQLNGYLIPTTLDRPRWEIDLMEEPCDVGAFGAKGLGELPMNGAAPALVSAVENATGVFATEIPLTGERLFRLMETSGGTNR
- a CDS encoding FAD binding domain-containing protein, which codes for MKMTLTVNGRERTVDVAPMARLLDVIRDGLVLTGTKEGCGDGECGACAILLDGRLVNACCVPALQAVGRSVVTIEGLGEDKEGSREPDALQRAFVEEGAVHCGFCTPGMIMASRALLEENPIPTEEEIGVALSGNLCRCTGYGTIFAAVARAAREGYPAKPLPRKEGRGAGPLFSPDEEGRFFLPESLDEALKILDEEDDVTLLAGTTDILPDMKKGRAAPRKAMDLLGVGELRTLRLDGGAVRIGACVTNGEIIRSPLLVDCLPALVDTARQSGAPAIQNRATLGGNVANASGAADHLVMLLALDASVVVASVRGERVLPLKDFVVSYRKNACEKGELIREIVVPLPPRGSVQKWIKRGSRKALTLSRVSLAFFLEKEGEVIRTFRLAAGSMSPVPLRMVETERVVTGRPLSAETAALAAETARSEINPRRSPDYRKAITANLVRRFFEELL